aggttcgactgctgccctggccagcacattctccagatctctcaccaattgaaaatgtctggtcaatggtggccgagcaactggctcgtcacaatacgccagtcactactcttgatgaactgtggtatcgtgttgaagctgcatgggcagctgtacctgtacgcgccatccaagctctgactaaatgcccagacgtatgaaggccgttattacggccagaggtgatttctCACAATctgtgcacccaatttgcgtgaaaatgtaatcacatgtcagttctagtgtaatatatttgttcaatgaatacccgtttatcatctgcatttcttcttggtgtagcaattttaatggccagtagtgcatatgatCTCAGTGCATTCCGTTCTGACACCCTAGAAATGTATCTAGTTTCCTGACATTTTCGGATTTTGCCCTTTTCCTTGCTGAATGGAAATAGCAACGTAAAGATGAATTTCAAAAGTGCACCAGTACTACCAAGACTGTTTTTTGAGGTGTAAAGTATATAGTTATGGTGTTATCGCTACAGCAACTTGTCCACCCTGCTGAAGGACTCTTTCTACCTTGGCTAGGACACAGAAAACATACATTTGGTTTATATTTCGTTTCTTTTCACATCATTGTTTGGCTTGTGTGAGGAACATGGCACTGTTTTCAGAAGAATTTCTTCACAATTTGAACCACAGTATATCGTGTGATCGCTCTACTAATATATTGGTACTCCTGTTTGTTGAAGATTTAGAGGTGCATAATGCAGTAATAAACCGGTACATGGTGTCAGCATAAACCACGAAAAGGTCTGTTCACTGACTTGCATCCTCTTAGTTGCTATGAAATTGCTTCTCACTGACATGCCAATGGTATCCTTCGCCATGACGAGAATGCAGCAACTGAATTTTGCATCCTGACATAATTTATACAAATAATGACAATTACTGGACTAGATTTTTATTCGTTTAAGTGCCATATTATCTAGATTACCATATAATTTGTTTGAAAATTCCAGTTTTTTGTTTAGATTTACAATGCGTGTTTCAGCATGATATACATTTTATCGGACAATGAAAGAAAGTTTTTACAGAGAAATTGCAAAAGCTTACAGTATGCTTGAATCTTCAAGCGATCGTCTTATCTAAGTGCTGTACAATCAATTCATAGAAGACAAAAGATATCTTCCGACATTTAGAATTTGGACAAATGttatagtaattacagtttcatgACAGTAATGTATGTTTGAATATCAGAAATTGTACCGGAGAAGTGAAAGGGCAAAGCGAGAGCGACAAAAACTTTTGtcgaaatttaaataataattgtGTACACTCGCTCTCACGGTTTTGTATGTCTtaatatttcattaagaaataagtCATTTCTGCGCAAGTTTGGATCGGAACAAATACGACTGAAAATAAGAGATCCAACGTTCTTAATTAGCAGTTAGAAACTTACGAATAAATTCATGTTTTATGTAATTTTCGATAAAAGTAATCCATCTCTACTTCGCAATTCATAATTATTTTGTACAATATTGATAAACCCATTGAGAGGATTTTATTTTAAACACTGAAACTTGTGAAATGTTTTGTGTATTCAGTACATAATAAAAAATCTTCCTACGTATGGAAAATATTGTACGATTTTGCGAACATCACGTTCGTTGTTGAGCGTTTATTTAAGCTACAAACTACTGTACTATCTGAGACTTTGCGCGATCGTTGTACTCTGTTTTCTGAGAGACTGTTACAGTCCGATATTCCGCCACTGTTTTCTGCCGTCTCGTACGAAACGCAAAGAACCGTTGAGGCGCCGAAAAGAAAGGTAAGACAACATTATGAGCGAGAAAGCTGCGGATGCAGACCTGAAGTAACCGTCGAAGCGTGGtctcaataaatacaaaatatacgTTCGGCTACCATTCTACAATATTGTCTGCACAAAATGCGATAAACGGATATGCGTCAACTGGAAACGTCCTTAAAATCCTGCAGACACCTGTCGGTGCCTCAAGAAACTGTCTCGAGCGGTGGGAGCTCGCGCGCTACACCCTGCTCTCTCGTATGTCGCCCGGCTCGTAATCTTCCTCTGCCTCCGCTATCGTCGCAGTCAGCGGCTGCGCCTCCGGCTGGAGGCTGTCAGCCTCCGGCGGGGGGCCGTTAGGTGCCAGGCACTCCTCTTCGCCGCCACCTCCGGTGTCGCCATCGCCGCCTCCGCCGTCGCTGCTGCCGCCGCCTCTGCTAGCGACGCGAAACTCGCGCATCTCGATCTGGCGGAGGATCTCGTCGTAGGAGGGTGGCAGGTCCGCCATGTCGAAGCAGCCGAAGATGGACTCGTAGGTGGGCGGCGGGTGCAGCGAGATGGTGGGCGAGCCGGCGCCGTCCTTACTGAGCGTCTCGGTGTCGACCTCGAGCACGCTGGGTGTGCTGCTCGCCGCCAAACTGGACGGCGTGCGTGGTgggtgctgctgccgctgctgcgcgCGCACCACGTTCTCGCCCAGCTCTATCAGGTCCAGGCCGCTCGTGTCAGCCTGCGGACAAACGAGGACACGGCTGATGCTGGATCATAGGACAGTTCAAAAATTAATCTTACAAATGCTGTTTTTCAAACATTCTGCTAGATTAGAGTGAGACCCGCCTAACCGAGCagactctccccctccccacccccatccccccgcGACCATGTGAGCGTACTTCTTCGACCATagacactatagttcaattcttttatcttggcggttcgcgcatgcccgcccagagcgcgggagattgctgcgttgccaattgcacgcgccaagagaagcagcgccatagtatagttcgcaaacttacgtttaggagggagcgcgcagtttatgaagtaatgcCACCactgccgcattaaccctttcgctgctacagagacttgctccccgcattccgcgatgttcGCGATTTTGTCGTcatgcactgctcgcctgtgcagacacctggtgtttcgactgctttgacacactatcATTAGATTTCACAAAAaccatttggcccaaaaatttgattttttacacatcttcttgactgataccttccccccataaatgacaattttgtttcaatgttcaacgcagttattgtgcagcattagatgtagtaaaccattgcacgaagttttgaagagtttgcagaggtgaaaGTCCATAGgttatactttctgtatggtcgattttagtagccactagaaatttcaaaaaattacattcaaacgaataaaattcatgaagtaagacacttcgatattgtttttaaataaagaaaaaagcaccgatcaaggtttgaacttcgaacctttcgcttagcagccacatactttaaccattacgctaacgcagcttgtCGTCCAATACatctcctggaggactttaaaatttcacgcaaaataccgacaaacactgttggtatgattatcaattactcacgtttcgtcgaagtacaataggaaataattaccactgttctttattgcgaaaaagcggttagtgagaatgatacaaacacatttccttgctatcaccagaattaggaggcttattgcttgtttgttttaattaattaatagaatatgaagcagttggtataaagaatgctttttccaaacttcctataaaagaaagtctgctgtcaagacattgcttttgttcaattacttttttttatgactgaacgtttctaaaactgaagacacgcgtccgtgctctgcactgcagtcgaactCCGGCAACGTCGTtcgctgttcattggctgactgttttgtgacgtcagacgcgcagaacgaacctaaactcggccgccgtcataaatgacgcgcactttagtagactggccttgctgtgcagaagctatagggctggtgtggctccagcataaaccacgtgactgttggcaaaatgtggcgggatttcaaatcagcggtctgccatcctatgtttgtatcgtattttctcaTTCTCAATTGACTGcgaaacgcttccaacaaaaattactttttttatttgcgaaaaattatgccagaaccaCATTTTgatctggatttgttcacagtaccatttataaaatctagcaaatacatcgaacgccattctggtgggcagcggaacgaaattactataaactatcaattacagTAAactgtcgttaaaattcttttaaacaaaagaatgggctcgtgtcaaaactttaaacattggattcgccacgttttgagctctagtcacttagaaaatgggatatgggaattatgtctactataggtgccaaaattgtcgactttaggagcaggtccattttagagtatcaattttaggtgcacttcaaaggttcagtttctactatttttacaaaagtttaaactatcagtttttaaaaaaaatgatactttagatgaaaggtgagactttgaagtttttctgtttcagggcctgtatccaaagctgccttcagtcttttttcatccttagggaacctatgggtaggaacgagaaacagttatacttctgtaaccgaattatcgcagatactttccaaaatgtaatatgagtctgactttacaggcatcactttcaacactaatttacgtgatactctatttcaagtgtaaaaaaaaaacatataaaagtcaattcagcagatttcaataaacgcatctgcactatcatagaaacatttacacgtgaaatgtaatgccatttccccagacaaaacgctgagtacagccataagcgcaacacgaaacaaccatgttttgtcaACATTCACGGGACTtgagcccagagatgttggagccacgaaaatgacgtcaggccCAGTCTATTATATTATATTTATGATCGAaggcgtactgtcatatcgctggcttagttgtggagtatctttgcgggcagccgcgtctgcagagtcgagcgcgggacatggaactgttacgttgtgtagtgtgtagctctgcatgtgagagatACTGTTAGTTTGGAAGTTGAgatgttgctacaagtgctattacagtaaagtgataaaataagtaaacgATTCAGAGAAAAGTGcgatcaagaagtaatttaaaactgtgcagtgctgctgataacgtatttgtgtatcctctcattGCGCGTCTTACCGTACTGTATCAaccatccgcgccgtgttcggtctccaagagtgaactaatgtgaatcagtaatactatttaccacaaaagagagcatttaagtgccagtgtcttgtagcgagcgtgaggacgtgcgttccatCATcgtgtttccgcattatcaacaatcagccgcgccacgacggttacgcgcacgctcgtacaagtgagaactaaggactgaaaaattaactttagagcagtgttatatcattactagtgacaaggaggactattagcagatatctgtatgtgtgacgagcgtaagaactttcgtgcgatcattctgcttccgcatcatcaacaatcacccgcgtcgtgtcggttacttGTACGCTCGTCAgaatgatattgtggacagataatcatcaggACTGTCATTTTctacttagagtgtaaacagtgcaacctgtgatttccatatcgTGTCAGAATATAGatattcataccagacgtagaacagtgttgttgttaacgttgagtggctccccttactcgcttgcatatttcgatagataatttcaggcaagccaacagcagtgtggagcaggacaatacgaccgccgcgggattatcaggtacgtggtgtggacagggcgcacggtcaagcaaCGGTCCGAAACAGTTTAAAAGAATTTCCCCACCCAATTGTACTCCCGGGCGTATTACAGCCACCCAGACCCAGTCGCCGATCATGTGGCTTTTTGTGGGAaacttaccaactgagctactctggtgtcaaaattaaagcaacaaacggaatttTAAGGTTCCGATAATTTTGCCACAAACACTATAAACAGTTGATAGtacagtagaaacaatgtaaagaatacagaagtaATTAACTGCAACAtacgtaacggtagacaaaaattttcttcgtttttcttCCAACTTAAGTGATTTGCACACATTCCGaacactggttaatgtgctcagtatagtgtgtggccacctctggcagcaatacaggcctgacaacgacggagcatgaTGGGAATGATATGAATCTCATGTTGAGACAGCAATACCAattattcctgcagagctgctcagaaGTCTTGAAGAGTGGTTAGTGGATGctaacgtgatgcaacccgtc
This DNA window, taken from Schistocerca piceifrons isolate TAMUIC-IGC-003096 chromosome 4, iqSchPice1.1, whole genome shotgun sequence, encodes the following:
- the LOC124795894 gene encoding uncharacterized protein LOC124795894 → AGAGASAAVPSQQSQGLAALLVMVAVLCFIVAYCCWGAPCCRAFCRRRCAAACCACCGCRADLEAASPSDLALSVDQGMVATPTIILLPYGRMLVVDGSVFAQLQADTSGLDLIELGENVVRAQQRQQHPPRTPSSLAASSTPSVLEVDTETLSKDGAGSPTISLHPPPTYESIFGCFDMADLPPSYDEILRQIEMREFRVASRGGGSSDGGGGDGDTGGGGEEECLAPNGPPPEADSLQPEAQPLTATIAEAEEDYEPGDIRESRV